The sequence ATTCTGGTTTGCCTTATCCCCGTCTGATAGCTTTGCCAATAAATTCTATTTTGGTAGACATTTTAATAGCTTACTATGCAACGGAATGATTTTTTAGATTTTTTGAAGGGGAGCCTGATAACATTGGTCTGTATTGGTCATGCTAACCAGTATGTTGTCCACCAAGACCGTGACTTTTTTCAAGATCCGTTATTCAAGGCGATATATATGTTTCACATGCCTTTGTTTATGGCAGTTGCCGGTTATCTTTCCCACCGTGGAATCACGGAGGAAAAAGGCCGATTTTTCTATATTATACGGAGGGCATCCAGTTATTTGCTCCCCATATTTGCTTGGACGATAATTGAACACAGTTCACGCTATTTTGTGTTTAGCCAACCTGTAAATTTTGATATTATTTTTGGTTATACTGGGTTGGACAGACTTTGGTTTCTTTGGGCACTTATCGAATCCGTTGTGGTGACAGTATTTGCTACACTGTTTGGTAAATATAGACCCATTATGCTCCTGGTATCTTTTGTGGCGATTCTTGCCATACCTGACACATCTCATTTTTATCTGTTGAAGTATGTCTTTCCATTTTTTCTGTTTGGTTTCTATTTGGCCGGGAGTAATCTTAAACGAATTGTGATAACCAACATTCAATGGCTGGTGTTACTGTCAGCAGTTGCAAGTCTACTTTGTTTTTTTATATGGGATCAGCATACCTATATATACATTTCTAAAATGTCACTTACATCTGAGAATATCCCTAATATTGTGTTTCGCTGGGTGGCCGGGGGAGTTGCTTCTCTGTTTTTTGTCTCCTTTCTCTATCTTTCCAATTCTTTTATTTCAGTAATGGTAAAAAAAATAATCATACTTGCTGGACGAGACTCCATCTATATCTATATTCTTCAGACGTATATATTTCTTTTTCTCTTTGCCCTGGTTTCGCGGGTTATTCAACCAATCTCTAACATCTTTATTGGGGGCTCATTGTCAATAATTACTGGATGTGTGGTGACTCTATGTAGTTTGTGGATTGGAAATATCATCGCTCAGAACAGACATCTTGATCGTGTGCTGTTCGGTAAACTCCGACCCAGAAATTCGACCACTACACAAATAAAACAGCTTAATTAACAGCGTTAATTCCCAATGTAGTCAAAGTAATTATGGAGAATCTAAGGGACAAAGTACTGTTGGTTGTTTCTCAAAATTATGCAAGTTTTGTTAAGGATCAAGTTGAAAGCATAGCTCCTTATTTCAGGCGTGTGTATGTTCTTGCGGTCACCAGACCTGTGGCAGAAATCTCCAATTTTCTTCCTATACATAGCCTTAAACCATTCAGACAGAAAGTGAAAATCAACCTTTCTGAGTTACCTGAAAATGTTACCGTCATTACCACTCCGCTGTATTATCTTCCATTTTCGTTTTGGTATAAAAAAGTTGGTGAACAGCACCTAAGAGCAGTACGTAAAGCTATTAAAAAGAATGATATTTCTTTTGATATTATCCACTGCCATTTTACCTATTCTTCTGGTTATGTTGGAAAACGATTAAAGGAAGAGTTTCGGGTTCCGTTAATTGTTACTGCGCACGGATTTGACGTATACGATCTCCCTTTTCGCAATGCTTTTTGGCAAAAAAAGGTTGCCGCTACTCTTAAAAGTGCAAATAGGATCATCACTGTAAGCAAAAATAATGTGGAATGTATCAGGAGAATTGGGGTAGAAACAGCGGTGGATCTGATTCCGAATGGATATCAGAAGAAGCTTTTTTATCCCTTGGGGAAAATTAAGTCTAGAAGGACATTACAATTACCTGAATCAGGGAAGGTAATTGTATCAGTTGGAAACTTGATTGCTGTGAAAGGACACAAGTATCTTGTTGAAGCTGTATCTGGATTGCAAAAACAGCACAAGGACCTTTTCTGTTATATAATTGGCAGCGGAGGATGCAGAAAGCAGTTAGAAGCACAAATAAGCAGGCTTGGGCTTGGGGAAAAAGTCATTCTGGTTGGTGCGCTAAGACATGATGAAATAAACACCTGGCTTGGCGCTGCTGATATGTTTGTGTTACCAAGTCTTAAAGAGGGCAATCCTACCGTACTCTTTGAATCTCTGGCTTGTGGCTGTCCTTTTATCAGTGCTCATGTTGGTGGTGTTTCTGAAATAATAGATGATGAGAAACTCGGGTACCTTTTTCATCCAGGAAATGTTAAGGATATGGAGGTTGCTCTGGGGAAAGCTTTGACCAGGCATTGGGATAAGGAATATATTATTGAAAAATCTCAGGCCTATTCTTGGGAATGTATCGCCGTTGAGATTGTGAAGAGCTACGGTGCTGTTTTAGAGTCCTGTTGATTGTTTGAAGGTGAATAATTGAAAATAATTACCGTTGTGGGGGCGCGACCTCAATTTATTAAAGCAGCTGCAGTAAGCCGGGCAATCATTGAGCACAATCAAAACAACCGTTTTGCAATACAGGAAAATATTCTTCATACTGGTCAGCATTATGACGAGAAGATGTCATCTGTCTTCTTTGACCAGTTAGAAATTCCAAAACCAAAGTACAATCTTGGAATAACTGAAAAGACCCACGGAGCTATGACAGGGAAGATGCTTGAACAGATTGAAACTGTACTAATGAAAGAAGCTCCGGATATCCTTCTCGTTTATGGTGATACTAATTCTACCTTGGCCGGGGCTCTTGCCGCATCGAAGTTACATATTCCTGTTGCCCATGTTGAGGCAGGGTTACGTTCTTTTAATAGGGCTATGCCGGAAGAAGTGAACAGGGTTCTTACCGATCATATCTCTGATTTCCTGTTTTGCCCTACTCAGACAGCCGTCAGCAATCTCCACAATGAAGGTGTTGTTGAACACATACACAACGTTGGTGACGTGATGTATGATGTCACTCTGATGTATCGAGAGAAAGCCGAAAAGCAATACACTTTAAGTAACTGGGGAGTTGGTGAAAAAGGATATGTTTTATGTACTGTTCATCGTGCTGAAAATACTGATGATAAAAAGCGATTGCAGGATGTTTTTCTGGCTTTGAACGAGATGGCTCATGATATTCCAGTTATATTGCCACTGCACCCCAGAACTCATAAGATGTTATGTGAATATGGGCTTGAGCATTTGCTTAAAAAACTGCAGGTGATAGAACCGCTATCTTACCTGGAAATGACCCGTCTGGAGATGTCAGCAAAAGCGATTGTTACTGACTCTGGTGGCATACAGAAAGAGGCGTATTTCCATAGAGTTCCCTGTCTGACATTACGTGATGAGACTGAATGGATTGAAACCGTTGCCATGGGATGTAATTTTCTCTGTGGAGCAGAGAGAAAAACAATTCTTGCAGGTTGGGCTTCCATTGCGAACAGTGATAATGTTTTTGCAACTGTGGATGAGCAAGGTGAATTGCCGTACGGTAACGGTTTTGCGTCCAGATTGATCGTAGAGAAGTTGTTATAGAGCTAGTCTGTGATTTATTAAGACTTCAAACCAGTAGAAGGAATAAAACACTTTTTGAAAAAGTGTATAAGATAAATTTTTATTAGATTGAGTTGGATATGTTAACGAATAAAAACATTTTAATAACGGGTGGTACTGGTTCTTTTGGAAAGCAATATACACGGACTCTTCTAGAAA comes from Desulfocapsa sulfexigens DSM 10523 and encodes:
- a CDS encoding acyltransferase family protein, which gives rise to MQRNDFLDFLKGSLITLVCIGHANQYVVHQDRDFFQDPLFKAIYMFHMPLFMAVAGYLSHRGITEEKGRFFYIIRRASSYLLPIFAWTIIEHSSRYFVFSQPVNFDIIFGYTGLDRLWFLWALIESVVVTVFATLFGKYRPIMLLVSFVAILAIPDTSHFYLLKYVFPFFLFGFYLAGSNLKRIVITNIQWLVLLSAVASLLCFFIWDQHTYIYISKMSLTSENIPNIVFRWVAGGVASLFFVSFLYLSNSFISVMVKKIIILAGRDSIYIYILQTYIFLFLFALVSRVIQPISNIFIGGSLSIITGCVVTLCSLWIGNIIAQNRHLDRVLFGKLRPRNSTTTQIKQLN
- a CDS encoding glycosyltransferase, which translates into the protein MENLRDKVLLVVSQNYASFVKDQVESIAPYFRRVYVLAVTRPVAEISNFLPIHSLKPFRQKVKINLSELPENVTVITTPLYYLPFSFWYKKVGEQHLRAVRKAIKKNDISFDIIHCHFTYSSGYVGKRLKEEFRVPLIVTAHGFDVYDLPFRNAFWQKKVAATLKSANRIITVSKNNVECIRRIGVETAVDLIPNGYQKKLFYPLGKIKSRRTLQLPESGKVIVSVGNLIAVKGHKYLVEAVSGLQKQHKDLFCYIIGSGGCRKQLEAQISRLGLGEKVILVGALRHDEINTWLGAADMFVLPSLKEGNPTVLFESLACGCPFISAHVGGVSEIIDDEKLGYLFHPGNVKDMEVALGKALTRHWDKEYIIEKSQAYSWECIAVEIVKSYGAVLESC
- the wecB gene encoding non-hydrolyzing UDP-N-acetylglucosamine 2-epimerase — protein: MKIITVVGARPQFIKAAAVSRAIIEHNQNNRFAIQENILHTGQHYDEKMSSVFFDQLEIPKPKYNLGITEKTHGAMTGKMLEQIETVLMKEAPDILLVYGDTNSTLAGALAASKLHIPVAHVEAGLRSFNRAMPEEVNRVLTDHISDFLFCPTQTAVSNLHNEGVVEHIHNVGDVMYDVTLMYREKAEKQYTLSNWGVGEKGYVLCTVHRAENTDDKKRLQDVFLALNEMAHDIPVILPLHPRTHKMLCEYGLEHLLKKLQVIEPLSYLEMTRLEMSAKAIVTDSGGIQKEAYFHRVPCLTLRDETEWIETVAMGCNFLCGAERKTILAGWASIANSDNVFATVDEQGELPYGNGFASRLIVEKLL